The nucleotide window TCATAAAAAATTTAAAAAAACCCCCTAATAACTAAAAAACCTATTTTCTGAATATATGGAAAATAGTATATTGTTAGTAAGGAGTTGAAAAACCCTGAATATTATTAGGAGGAGATTGATACATGGATATTTCTAAAGTAACAAAGATAGTAACTGTAGCTACTTTGAGTTTAGGAATGGCATTATCATCTGGGATTTCGACATACGCTGCAACCAAGGGTCCAAACAAGCAATTCCGCAACATGTTTTAGAGAAGGTGAAAGCCAAAGAGCAATATGATGATGACCTTCCGGAAGTACGAGCTTGGGAAGTGGACCTAAATGGTAATGTTAAAGAAGTTGTGCCTCTATCTCAAAGAGCAGGTCTTCAAACGATTTCAAAAAGTGGACATTCCAAATTGTTAATTTGTGTTGGCGATTCCGTAATAGAGGAGAAAAAGACATATAAAAATTGATATTTTTCCAAAAATGATGTATAGATTCTTAAGGTAAATAGACCATATGCGTTTTTGCAAGAAGGAGTTGAAGAAAAATGGATATAGCAACACTTGTCGGTCTTATAATGGGTATTGTTGCCGTATTGCTTGGAATGTTCTTCAAACATGTAGCATTTTCAGTTCTCCTAAACCCTGCTGCATTTTTTATTATCATAATTGGAACTGCAGCAGCCGTTATAACCGCATTTCCTGGTAATGAGTTAAAAAAGGTTCCGAAATTATTCAAAATTCTTTTCACAAAAGCAAAGCAAATGGAAGGCGCGGATATTATTAAGATGTTTGTTGAAATGGCACAGGAATCTAGGAAAAATGGAATTTTATCTTTGGAAGCGAAAATTGCAGAACTAGAAGATCCATTTCTGAAGCGAGGAATTAATTTCATTGTAGATGGTCAAACACCTGAGTTTGTGAGAAATACACTGACAGAGGAAATTGAAGCAATGGAAGAGAGGCATCACGGCTACGCTGGAGTGTTTACACAAGCTGGGACATATGCACCGACTCTTGGAGTGTTAGGGGCGGTTATAGGCCTAATTGCTGCCCTTGGTAATATGGGGGACACAGATGCATTAGGACATGCGATTTCTGCAGCTTTCGTTGCTACCATGTTAGGGATTTATACAGGTTATGTTTTGTGGCATCCATTCGGTAATAAGTTAAAACGAAAATCGAAGTCAGAGGCAAAACTAAAATATATGATGATTGAGGGAATTTTGTGTATTCAAAGTGGTTTGCATCCCGCTATATTGGAAGCGAAAATGGTTTCATATCTTCCTGAATCTGAAAGAGCAAAGGTTTCAGAAGATAAAGGGGATAAAGGAGATAAAGGAGGGAGTTAGGAATGGCAAAGAAACAACAACATGATGAACATATGGATGAATCGTGGTTAATTCCTTATGCAGACCTCCTTACATTGTTATTGGCATTATTTATTGTTCTTTTTGCAATGAGTACGATGGATGCTAAAAAATACGAAAAAATGAGCCAATCTTTTAATACCATATTCGATGGTGGTTCAGGAAATCAAAACTTCCAAAATCCGGTTCCAACTACAAATGGAACTGAGTTACCGGACGAAGTGTTGGAGAATAATAAATACTATAAACTGTATGATAACATTCGTTCTCAAGTTGTTGAACAGACTGAAACGCAACAAGCAGATGGATATATAAATGATAAGCAACTAGGAGAACGGTGTTTGTCAAGATAGTTGTCGCATATCCCTTACTTTGTAGTGAAAGGCATTTCCCTGTCCTTACATACTTCTATTTTGTATGTAAGGAAGAATGGATGCTTGAGGTTACGTGCCAACAACTATGTGATTTGCGTTTCTTCTTTCTTTTCTTTCATTGGATTTAAAGCTACTGATTGATGCGGACTCCAGTCCCTTGTTGATCTTGACCATCTCTCTGGATGTTTTTATCTCGCTTGTTCATATACTTCTTTCCGCTTTTCAAGTATCTCAATATGCGCACCGTTATGGCATTGTTCCGGTGTCACAAAATTGATTCCACTGTGTACATGTACGCAGTTATACCAGTTTACGAATTTCATGCCCCATTCTCTTGCCGCAATCAGTGTCTGAAAGCCTTTATACGGATACTCCGGCCGATATTTTAATGTACGGAATATCGCTTCCGAATATGGATTATCATTACTTACACGTGGTCTTGAATAGGAGCTTTGTATCCCTAACTTTTCGAGTAACACTTGAAAAGTTGCGGCTTTCATCGGGCTTCCATTATCAGCGTGCAGCACGAGCGGTTTCCCTTGTATGTTCTCGCTAATTACAGCTCTCTTCATCAATTCTTCCGCATATCTTGCCTCTTCTGTCTCCCAAATCTCCCAACCGACTATCTTTCTACTAAAAATATCAATAATCAAATAAAGACGGTAAAATATGCCTTTCACCGGCCCTTTGAGCCACGTAATATCCCATGTCCAGACCTGATTCGGTGCAGTAGCCAAATGACTTTCAGGTAATTTCCTCTCCGCGCGCTTACTTCTCCCGCGGTGGTGCTGCATCTGATTCTCCCGAAGTACACGATAGAAGCTAGATTCAGAGGCAATATAAATCTTTTGGTCCGCTAGTTTCGGTACGATTTGAGTCGGTGGTAAATTCGCGAACTCTTCTTTCTTTACCACTTCTAACATTTCTTGTTTTTCTTCTTGCGTTAGTTTATTTTTCGGTATTGGCCGCACGGCCAAGGGGCGTTGATCTTCCTTGACGCCACCTTCTGAAACCCAGCGTTCATATGTGCGTACACTGATATGTAGCTCCTGGCATGCCAGTGCCAACCGCGCACCATTTTTGTTTGCTTCTTGGATGAGTTCTACTGCAAGCACGCGATCTGACGAGCGAATCATTCTTCCTCTTGGTCCCCCCAGATCGCTTGGGCCTTTTTTCGTAACAGTAATAAAGCTGCCGCCTCTGCCAGAGCTTTCTCTTTTTTACGCAAATCTTTTTCTAATGTTTTTGCACGGCGCTTTTCTTCTTTTAAGTCTTGATGTAACTGTTTCGTTTGAGGTGTTTCATTTCCATTCGCACTCAGGCACGCCTCACGCCATGCCTCAATTTGTTCCTTATATAAGCCTTTCTTACGGCAATATGCTGCGAGCTCTGCTTGGTTCATTGCGTATGTTTCCATCACAATCAAAAACTTATCTGCGCTGTTCCACTTATCGGCTCCTTGTCCATCTCCAGGTGCAGCAGTTCCAGCTACACGTGCATCCTTCCGCCACTTATACAACGTAGCCTCTGTGATACCAGTTTCCTCACTAAGTCGGCTAATGGCTTCATTGTTTGGGGGCATCATTCTTTTTATAGCCGCTTCTTTCATTTCTTTCGTATATCTTTTTCCTAATTTTCCTGTCATGTCGATCAACCTCCGTGTTTACTTAAGTATAACACTAAAGTTCTATACGACATCTATCCTAACAGAGGGGGATAACTGCAATCACACACTACCCGTTCCGCTTTTTCATCTAAAAAAGCCTATCAACACTAGTATTTTAACCGCAACAACAACCGTCTAATTTCTTCATCATGATTGAGTTGATCTAAATATTTGTCAGTAATACGAACTAAAGCGACGTCATGATAGAAGAAGTCAATAAAAAATTTTACGAAGGGTTGTGCCATTGTTCGCATGGCTTGCCAATTTCCTCCCTCTACGCCAGCGAAAAGAACTTCCTTGTGGTCAGCTACGACAAGCTGAAATCTCTCTAAAACCTTGTGTTCTTCAGACGGAATCAGGCTATGCAGATGAGATAAGTTTGTTTCTATGCGGCCAATCACTAAGCCCTCAATAGCTACACCTTGTCGTTCCTTTTCTTCAAGAAGGGGAATATAAGGAGCCAAATCATCATGCCACGCCGAGATGTAAATGGATTCACTTGCTTCTTCAATCAGCATTTTACAACCTGCATCAATAGAAGAGCGAACCTTTAAGCTCCACACTCGATCGTCTCCAAAGTTTTTTTGAGATTTACGATTTTTAAGCTCAGTAATGTTTGTTTGGAAATCCTGTGTCAGTTTTTCAATGACAATATGTATTGGCAAAGCAGCATATAGCTTTTTCTTTTCTGATACAGTGTCCATAATAAGCCCCTTATCGATCATACGAGATAAAACTTCATATATCTTTGCCTTTGGAACACCGGAATATTTAACAATTGTTGTCGCATCCATAGGCTCATCTCCAGCGCTGAGTGTTTCGTATACTTGACTTTCATATTGAGAAAAACCAAATTTTTGAAGCATGCTTCCTCCTTGGGATAAACATAGAATCATTCGTTCTTTTTTATACAAGATTATACTATACGAAGTACAGATGGAAGAACAGCTCTTATGCTTGGGAAAAGCATATAAGTAAAGAAAAGATCTTTTTTCTATTGTTACAAGGTTTGTCATGTGAACGGAAAAGAAGAAGCTCTCACCTTTTGTGAGAGCCTGTGTTTAAATAACATATAGGAATACGCATAAGAAATGAGCGAGGCTACCGAGCATAATGAAAATATGGAAAATTTCGTGATAGCCCATATATTTAAAAGCCAGTAGCTTTGGCTTCATGCCGTAAATGATACCACCGATTGTATAAAGCATACCACCGAGAATGAGCCAAAATAGTCCTTGTGGATGAAGTGATTTTGCCAGTGGAGAAGCTGCGAATATAATCATCCAGCCCATGGCAATGTACAAAAAAGTGGATAGCCATCTTGGGCAATGAAACCAAATCATTTTAAATACAATACCACATACAGCTATCGCAACAACAGCTGCAAATAATGTCCAGCCGGTGATGCCGCGCAAGGTTACAAGGCAAAAGGGCGTGTAAGAACCAGCAATTAAAATAAAAATCATAGAATGGTCAAGTCGTCTTAAAAAAGAAATAACATGGTCTTTGGCAATCACCATATGATAGGTCGCTGAGGCGGCATACAATAAAATCATGCTGACGCCGAATACGATGACAGCAGCAACTGCCAGCGGAGAACTTTCTGCCGATGCTTTAATGACCATCGCCAAAAGGGCAATAAACGACAAAATGGCTCCAGCTAGATGAGTTAAGCCGTTAATAGGTTCGCGAATGTACGTTTTCATACCAAAACCTCCTATAACTACTTTATGTAGTTTTTAATACTACTTACTATAATACATACGATGCGTTATGTAGTCAATGTTTTATATCGGTTATTTGTGTGCTACAATGAAAATACATATTGTTGTAAAAAAGGA belongs to Ectobacillus sp. JY-23 and includes:
- the motA gene encoding flagellar motor stator protein MotA, which produces MDIATLVGLIMGIVAVLLGMFFKHVAFSVLLNPAAFFIIIIGTAAAVITAFPGNELKKVPKLFKILFTKAKQMEGADIIKMFVEMAQESRKNGILSLEAKIAELEDPFLKRGINFIVDGQTPEFVRNTLTEEIEAMEERHHGYAGVFTQAGTYAPTLGVLGAVIGLIAALGNMGDTDALGHAISAAFVATMLGIYTGYVLWHPFGNKLKRKSKSEAKLKYMMIEGILCIQSGLHPAILEAKMVSYLPESERAKVSEDKGDKGDKGGS
- a CDS encoding flagellar motor protein MotB; translated protein: MAKKQQHDEHMDESWLIPYADLLTLLLALFIVLFAMSTMDAKKYEKMSQSFNTIFDGGSGNQNFQNPVPTTNGTELPDEVLENNKYYKLYDNIRSQVVEQTETQQADGYINDKQLGERCLSR
- a CDS encoding IS3 family transposase; amino-acid sequence: MIRSSDRVLAVELIQEANKNGARLALACQELHISVRTYERWVSEGGVKEDQRPLAVRPIPKNKLTQEEKQEMLEVVKKEEFANLPPTQIVPKLADQKIYIASESSFYRVLRENQMQHHRGRSKRAERKLPESHLATAPNQVWTWDITWLKGPVKGIFYRLYLIIDIFSRKIVGWEIWETEEARYAEELMKRAVISENIQGKPLVLHADNGSPMKAATFQVLLEKLGIQSSYSRPRVSNDNPYSEAIFRTLKYRPEYPYKGFQTLIAAREWGMKFVNWYNCVHVHSGINFVTPEQCHNGAHIEILEKRKEVYEQAR
- a CDS encoding transposase — its product is MTGKLGKRYTKEMKEAAIKRMMPPNNEAISRLSEETGITEATLYKWRKDARVAGTAAPGDGQGADKWNSADKFLIVMETYAMNQAELAAYCRKKGLYKEQIEAWREACLSANGNETPQTKQLHQDLKEEKRRAKTLEKDLRKKEKALAEAAALLLLRKKAQAIWGDQEEE
- a CDS encoding TrmB family transcriptional regulator translates to MLQKFGFSQYESQVYETLSAGDEPMDATTIVKYSGVPKAKIYEVLSRMIDKGLIMDTVSEKKKLYAALPIHIVIEKLTQDFQTNITELKNRKSQKNFGDDRVWSLKVRSSIDAGCKMLIEEASESIYISAWHDDLAPYIPLLEEKERQGVAIEGLVIGRIETNLSHLHSLIPSEEHKVLERFQLVVADHKEVLFAGVEGGNWQAMRTMAQPFVKFFIDFFYHDVALVRITDKYLDQLNHDEEIRRLLLRLKY
- a CDS encoding hemolysin III family protein, with protein sequence MKTYIREPINGLTHLAGAILSFIALLAMVIKASAESSPLAVAAVIVFGVSMILLYAASATYHMVIAKDHVISFLRRLDHSMIFILIAGSYTPFCLVTLRGITGWTLFAAVVAIAVCGIVFKMIWFHCPRWLSTFLYIAMGWMIIFAASPLAKSLHPQGLFWLILGGMLYTIGGIIYGMKPKLLAFKYMGYHEIFHIFIMLGSLAHFLCVFLYVI